Proteins co-encoded in one Methylobacterium sp. WL1 genomic window:
- the recA gene encoding recombinase RecA translates to MAQPALKVVDMPPVDKDKSKAIDAALSQIERAFGKGSIMRLGKNDKVQEVETVSTGSIGLDIALGVGGLPRGRVVEIYGPESSGKTTLALHTIAEAQKKGGVCAFVDAEHALDPIYARKLGVNLDDLLISQPDTGEQALEITDTLVRSGAIDVLVVDSVAALTPRAEIEGEMGESQPGLQARLMSQALRKLTGSISRSNCMVIFINQIRMKIGVMYGSPETTTGGNALKFYASVRLDIRRISTLKDRDEAIGNQVRVKVVKNKVAPPFKQVEFDIMFGEGVSKVGELIDLGVKAGIVEKSGAWFSYNSQRLGQGRENSKGFLRDNPEIAGKIEASIRQNSGLVAEKILENVKPTEDDLDEGEA, encoded by the coding sequence ATGGCCCAGCCTGCATTGAAAGTGGTCGACATGCCCCCGGTGGACAAGGACAAGTCCAAGGCGATCGACGCCGCCCTGTCCCAGATCGAGCGTGCATTCGGCAAGGGCTCGATCATGCGCCTCGGCAAGAACGACAAGGTGCAGGAGGTCGAGACCGTCTCAACCGGTTCGATCGGCCTGGACATCGCGCTCGGCGTCGGAGGCCTGCCCCGCGGCCGGGTCGTGGAGATCTACGGCCCCGAATCGTCCGGCAAGACGACGCTGGCCTTGCACACCATCGCCGAGGCCCAGAAGAAGGGCGGCGTCTGCGCCTTCGTGGACGCCGAGCATGCCCTCGACCCGATCTACGCCCGTAAGCTCGGCGTCAATCTCGACGACCTGCTGATCTCGCAGCCGGACACCGGGGAGCAGGCGCTCGAGATCACCGACACGTTGGTGCGCTCCGGCGCCATCGACGTGCTGGTGGTCGATTCGGTCGCCGCGCTGACCCCGCGGGCCGAGATCGAGGGCGAGATGGGCGAGAGCCAGCCCGGCCTCCAGGCCCGCCTGATGAGCCAGGCCCTGCGCAAGCTCACCGGTTCGATCTCGCGCTCGAACTGCATGGTGATCTTCATCAACCAGATCCGGATGAAGATCGGCGTGATGTACGGCAGCCCGGAGACCACCACGGGCGGCAACGCGCTGAAGTTCTACGCCTCGGTGCGCCTCGACATCCGCCGGATCTCGACCCTCAAGGACCGCGACGAGGCGATCGGCAACCAGGTTCGCGTCAAGGTCGTCAAGAACAAGGTCGCGCCGCCGTTCAAGCAGGTCGAGTTCGACATCATGTTCGGCGAGGGCGTGTCGAAGGTCGGCGAGCTCATCGACCTCGGCGTGAAGGCCGGCATCGTCGAGAAGTCCGGCGCCTGGTTCTCGTACAACAGCCAGCGCCTCGGCCAGGGCCGCGAGAACTCGAAGGGGTTCCTGCGCGACAACCCTGAGATCGCCGGCAAGATCGAAGCCTCGATCCGCCAGAATTCCGGCCTCGTCGCCGAGAAGATCCTGGAAAATGTTAAGCCGACCGAGGACGACCTCGACGAAGGCGAGGCCTGA